A genomic window from Leptospira broomii serovar Hurstbridge str. 5399 includes:
- a CDS encoding heavy metal translocating P-type ATPase: MIEYCYHCNSPIGKDLIEKKILGVDRHYCCNGCAELSSLLLGSELGRFYDIRGGQKLNPVGDISEITGDTRLETESVYKEYVENSEPGKSIVRISVGGIHCSACIWLIETALSKLPGVFSARMNFATSRLSVEFDRNQLNLTSLFSSIRKLGYTPNLYSPYKSEAKVEKPFKDLALRMAVAGFCWGNIMLFSAGLYAGYFEGMDLGIKKLFHYVSWILATPVYVFSGYPFWKGALESWKRRFLSMDTLLFLGVSMAYFYSVYVTITDKGEVYFDSVCTIYFFILLGKYLEAHIRYKASAKVGELLSLLPEEYEVQRDGDWKKVPTSLIDAGDKIKLVSGNKVPVDGKLDSTDAYFDESVITGESQPVHKTKEDSIRAGSICLSSGIYFYATGTSSQSTLAQIGRLLEESLLTKPKLQRTTDTLASIFVKVVLFVALITFAYWWNAVSLEIAILNTISVLIVACPCALGLSVPAALVVSHLLQSQAGILVKNPESVETLAKADRFFFDKTGTLTTGKLELVEEKILGQEKPLEYRNLAYALEVNSSHPLARSLVRALGTETSIKTKETSPRNEFFWKDLKEISGGGIEAKRAGENGTIYRIGSKGFTSQIGSVNDGWIYLSKDRHPIAAWKFGDTARPDAKASISLLKSVIPNLELLSGDSPEKVQALANELGILEYTGNLSPADKRQRIIEAQRNGETVVMVGDGINDSACIAQANLGISMGIGSDLSLDRSDLILVQNRLDALPKAVSISKSTRRIILQNIMLSLTYNSIMIPIAAFGYMLPVICAGFMTLSSITVVLNSISLRRRVSL, from the coding sequence GTGATTGAATATTGCTATCATTGCAATTCCCCTATCGGGAAGGACTTGATAGAAAAGAAAATTCTAGGAGTCGATAGACATTACTGCTGTAACGGATGCGCCGAACTTTCTTCCCTTCTCTTAGGAAGCGAACTCGGACGATTTTACGATATCAGGGGTGGGCAGAAACTCAATCCTGTGGGGGATATATCCGAGATAACCGGAGATACTCGGCTCGAAACCGAATCGGTCTACAAAGAATATGTAGAAAACTCAGAACCGGGTAAATCGATCGTGAGGATCAGCGTCGGAGGAATCCATTGTAGCGCTTGCATTTGGCTGATCGAAACTGCCCTTTCTAAATTACCGGGAGTTTTTTCCGCTAGAATGAATTTTGCCACCTCCAGGTTGAGCGTGGAATTCGACCGGAATCAACTCAACCTTACGAGCCTATTCTCTTCCATTCGAAAACTTGGATATACTCCTAACTTATACTCTCCCTACAAGTCGGAAGCAAAAGTCGAAAAACCGTTTAAAGATTTAGCACTTAGAATGGCGGTTGCCGGATTTTGTTGGGGAAACATCATGCTCTTCTCCGCCGGACTATACGCGGGTTATTTCGAAGGAATGGATTTAGGAATCAAAAAACTATTCCATTATGTTTCTTGGATATTGGCCACACCGGTTTACGTATTTTCCGGTTATCCGTTTTGGAAAGGTGCCCTGGAATCGTGGAAAAGAAGATTTTTGTCCATGGACACTCTCCTTTTTTTAGGAGTAAGCATGGCCTACTTTTATAGCGTTTACGTAACGATCACCGACAAAGGCGAGGTCTATTTCGATTCGGTGTGTACGATCTACTTTTTTATACTTCTAGGCAAGTATCTCGAAGCGCATATTCGATATAAAGCAAGTGCAAAAGTCGGAGAGTTGCTTTCCCTTTTGCCGGAAGAATACGAGGTACAGAGAGACGGTGACTGGAAAAAAGTTCCGACTTCGCTTATTGACGCCGGAGATAAAATCAAATTGGTATCCGGCAATAAGGTTCCGGTCGACGGAAAATTAGATTCTACGGATGCTTATTTTGACGAGTCGGTAATAACCGGTGAAAGCCAACCGGTTCACAAAACGAAAGAAGATTCGATTCGCGCAGGTTCTATTTGCCTTTCGAGCGGAATCTATTTTTACGCGACCGGAACTTCTTCGCAAAGCACGTTAGCTCAGATCGGTCGGCTTTTAGAAGAATCCCTCCTGACTAAACCAAAACTACAGAGAACAACGGACACATTAGCATCCATATTCGTAAAGGTAGTCTTATTTGTTGCATTGATCACATTCGCGTATTGGTGGAACGCCGTTTCATTAGAGATTGCGATTTTAAATACGATCAGTGTTTTAATTGTGGCCTGCCCTTGTGCGTTGGGTTTAAGCGTTCCAGCGGCCTTGGTTGTAAGTCATTTACTTCAGTCCCAGGCGGGAATTTTAGTCAAAAATCCTGAATCCGTAGAAACGCTGGCGAAGGCGGACAGGTTTTTCTTTGATAAAACGGGCACCCTGACTACGGGAAAGTTGGAATTGGTAGAAGAGAAAATTCTCGGTCAAGAAAAACCTCTCGAATACAGAAATTTGGCTTATGCATTAGAGGTGAACTCTTCTCATCCGTTAGCTCGATCTCTCGTTCGTGCATTGGGGACCGAAACTTCCATAAAGACCAAGGAAACTTCTCCCCGAAACGAATTTTTCTGGAAGGATCTAAAGGAAATATCCGGAGGTGGAATCGAGGCAAAACGAGCCGGCGAAAACGGAACCATATATAGGATCGGAAGCAAAGGATTTACTTCGCAAATCGGTTCCGTCAACGACGGCTGGATTTATTTGAGTAAGGATCGACATCCTATCGCAGCCTGGAAATTCGGAGATACGGCAAGGCCCGATGCGAAAGCAAGTATTTCATTGCTTAAATCTGTAATTCCTAATCTAGAACTTTTGTCCGGCGATTCGCCAGAAAAAGTCCAAGCTCTCGCCAACGAATTAGGAATCCTTGAATATACCGGAAACCTTTCGCCGGCAGATAAAAGACAACGAATCATCGAAGCACAGCGAAACGGAGAAACTGTCGTAATGGTGGGCGACGGAATCAACGACTCGGCCTGTATTGCCCAAGCTAATCTAGGCATTTCCATGGGAATCGGATCCGATTTAAGTCTAGATCGTTCCGATTTGATTTTAGTCCAGAATCGACTCGATGCACTCCCGAAAGCCGTTTCCATTTCCAAATCGACTCGTCGAATAATTCTTCAGAATATTATGCTATCATTAACTTATAATTCTATTATGATTCCTATCGCCGCATTCGGATACATGCTGCCCGTTATTTGCGCTGGATTTATGACTCTTAGTTCGATAACGGTCGTATTAAATTCCATATCATTGAGAAGGAGAGTATCACTTTGA
- a CDS encoding FixH family protein: MHPSLKRAFILIGLCFAGLIFATVWTVNVATSSHTPPVEKDYYEKGLKYEAAIAEQRSMISKGYELQGAWLEGEVPIKVGKQKLQLKLLRQNVPIIGAKLRVRFEKSATDAFNRQAEFKELKPGTYEAELEIPISGPWSATVIAKTDEGAFERTKQLSIIR, from the coding sequence TTGCATCCCAGCCTTAAACGAGCATTCATTCTAATCGGTCTTTGCTTTGCAGGACTGATTTTCGCGACCGTTTGGACGGTAAACGTAGCTACGTCGAGTCACACTCCGCCCGTTGAAAAAGATTATTATGAGAAGGGACTTAAATACGAAGCTGCGATTGCAGAGCAGCGAAGTATGATTTCGAAAGGATACGAACTCCAAGGAGCTTGGCTTGAGGGCGAAGTTCCTATAAAGGTCGGAAAACAAAAATTACAGCTAAAGCTTCTTAGGCAAAATGTTCCGATCATAGGAGCTAAGTTAAGAGTTCGGTTCGAAAAAAGCGCAACGGATGCGTTTAACAGACAAGCGGAATTCAAGGAACTGAAACCGGGAACCTACGAGGCGGAATTAGAGATTCCGATATCCGGTCCTTGGTCGGCAACGGTTATTGCAAAAACGGACGAGGGAGCGTTTGAACGAACCAAGCAGTTGAGTATCATACGGTGA
- the ccoG gene encoding cytochrome c oxidase accessory protein CcoG: protein MVISRPMSGRIRSARTIVQTFLILLFFGTPWLRWDQLPLIRLDIPERKFFLLGNIFTPQEGYFLHLFLLGMGLSLFLFTSLIGRVWCGWACPQTIYTDLFDVVGRFTLGSKYGKKDAPIIGKIGTHLIWILVSLLASLAWISYFADPYLMIADIRSVSETHLMPNWAYFTGFFTFAMYADMAFIREQFCKYACPYARFQTVMMDGDSVNITYDYKRGEPRRKGTVKIGDCTACNMCLVVCPTGIDIREGTNVGCIACGKCADACTHQMAKEGKKTLIGYWSENEIASRNRQIRWIRPRTLVYGGLLTLVLTVASLLLWTRVPMYLSVLPDRNLQPMALPGGTIRNFYEVQIQNLTFEERKLRFQVEKTDIDGELHILVGGTEEAVVNLPSNSNMHYRLILELRNLEGQDASKRSHEIVLKVFDLEKPVFAKTNTIPFLLPVGIAFKQIGGTNIASQP, encoded by the coding sequence ATGGTTATTTCTCGCCCAATGTCGGGAAGGATCAGAAGTGCCAGAACGATAGTTCAAACTTTTCTAATCCTATTATTCTTTGGAACGCCTTGGCTACGTTGGGATCAACTCCCTCTCATTCGTTTGGACATCCCGGAGAGGAAATTCTTTCTTTTAGGTAATATCTTCACGCCCCAAGAAGGTTATTTTTTACATCTATTCCTTTTGGGTATGGGACTTTCCCTCTTTCTCTTCACCTCCTTGATCGGGAGGGTTTGGTGCGGCTGGGCCTGTCCTCAGACTATCTATACTGATTTATTCGATGTCGTCGGAAGATTCACCTTAGGATCGAAATACGGCAAGAAGGATGCCCCCATCATAGGGAAGATAGGAACTCATCTCATTTGGATCCTAGTTAGCTTACTAGCATCCTTAGCATGGATCTCTTATTTTGCGGATCCTTATTTGATGATAGCCGACATTCGATCCGTTTCTGAAACTCATTTAATGCCAAATTGGGCGTACTTCACGGGATTCTTTACATTCGCGATGTACGCGGATATGGCCTTCATCCGAGAACAGTTTTGCAAATATGCCTGTCCTTATGCTCGCTTTCAAACAGTTATGATGGACGGAGATTCCGTTAATATCACGTACGATTATAAGAGAGGAGAACCTCGCCGAAAAGGTACCGTTAAAATCGGAGATTGCACCGCCTGCAATATGTGTCTCGTAGTTTGTCCTACAGGGATCGATATTCGAGAAGGAACCAACGTCGGCTGCATTGCCTGCGGAAAATGTGCCGACGCGTGCACGCATCAGATGGCGAAAGAAGGAAAGAAAACTCTCATCGGATACTGGTCGGAAAACGAAATCGCTTCCCGTAATCGCCAGATAAGATGGATCCGTCCGCGAACGCTAGTTTACGGCGGATTATTAACATTGGTTCTTACGGTTGCTAGTCTTTTGCTGTGGACCCGGGTACCTATGTATCTTTCGGTGCTGCCGGATCGGAATTTACAACCGATGGCGCTTCCCGGAGGGACCATCCGTAATTTCTACGAAGTGCAAATACAAAATTTGACATTCGAAGAAAGGAAACTTAGATTCCAAGTCGAAAAAACTGATATTGATGGGGAATTGCATATTCTAGTGGGAGGAACCGAAGAGGCAGTCGTAAACCTTCCTTCTAATTCGAATATGCATTATCGATTAATCCTAGAATTAAGGAATCTTGAGGGACAAGATGCTTCTAAAAGAAGTCACGAAATTGTTTTAAAAGTATTCGATCTTGAAAAACCCGTTTTTGCAAAAACGAATACGATTCCTTTCCTACTACCGGTAGGAATCGCATTTAAGCAAATAGGAGGAACTAATATTGCATCCCAGCCTTAA
- a CDS encoding cbb3-type cytochrome c oxidase N-terminal domain-containing protein — MSDPNKEFDGIKQSNNPLPAWWVWVWFGSIVFAIAYAIYFHGFSSWETKEQYEAQVLDYEKEFPNKNKVIVSNGGADPFRGDEKAIAAGQATFQTYCVACHGPTGEGLVGPNLMDKEWLHGNTDAELYEEIMKGIGPDKAKLGRGPMPPHENSLGSEKVYQVIAWLASRNPSLKASK, encoded by the coding sequence ATGAGCGATCCAAATAAGGAATTTGACGGCATCAAGCAATCCAACAATCCTCTTCCTGCATGGTGGGTTTGGGTTTGGTTCGGCTCGATCGTATTTGCAATCGCCTATGCAATATACTTTCACGGTTTTTCGTCTTGGGAAACCAAAGAGCAATATGAAGCACAGGTGTTAGATTACGAAAAAGAATTTCCGAATAAAAATAAGGTGATAGTATCGAACGGAGGCGCAGACCCGTTTCGCGGGGATGAAAAAGCCATTGCCGCAGGTCAGGCAACTTTTCAGACCTATTGCGTCGCCTGTCACGGCCCGACAGGAGAAGGTTTAGTCGGACCGAATTTAATGGATAAAGAATGGCTGCATGGAAATACGGATGCGGAGCTTTATGAAGAGATAATGAAAGGAATCGGCCCTGATAAGGCGAAGTTGGGTCGAGGACCGATGCCTCCGCACGAAAATTCCTTAGGTTCCGAAAAAGTTTATCAGGTCATCGCTTGGTTAGCTTCAAGGAATCCGAGTTTAAAAGCCTCCAAGTGA
- a CDS encoding cbb3-type cytochrome c oxidase subunit II, translating into MSWFDKLLDRFSNLTEKWEQNGVKFTIYTTIAVLCGGIFELIPPFFLSKTAEPIANVKPYTALELAGRDVYQKEGCNNCHTQMIRPFKWEVDRFDPQKAFGRDGYSKAGEFVYDHPFLWGSKRTGPDLAHESQIQPSAEWHKTHLINPRDTAKGSVMPGYPWLFEESAKLDPEKIAAHLRGLRSVGVPYTDAEIQTGIAELSGKTEGDALIAYLLKMGRDSAELSKSLK; encoded by the coding sequence ATGAGCTGGTTTGATAAACTTTTAGATCGCTTTTCGAATCTCACCGAAAAATGGGAACAGAACGGAGTTAAATTCACGATCTATACTACGATCGCGGTTTTATGCGGCGGTATCTTCGAATTAATTCCTCCCTTCTTCCTCTCGAAGACGGCGGAACCGATTGCGAATGTAAAACCTTACACCGCCTTAGAACTGGCCGGGCGAGACGTTTACCAAAAGGAAGGCTGTAATAATTGCCATACCCAAATGATCCGTCCGTTCAAATGGGAAGTCGATCGATTCGATCCGCAAAAAGCGTTCGGTCGAGACGGGTATTCCAAAGCGGGGGAATTCGTTTACGATCATCCATTTTTATGGGGATCGAAACGGACTGGACCGGATCTAGCTCACGAATCTCAAATACAGCCCTCGGCGGAATGGCACAAAACGCATCTCATCAATCCGAGAGACACTGCTAAAGGATCGGTTATGCCTGGGTATCCGTGGCTATTCGAAGAGAGCGCTAAGCTCGATCCGGAAAAGATTGCCGCCCATTTGAGAGGATTACGTAGCGTCGGAGTTCCTTACACCGATGCGGAAATTCAAACCGGGATCGCAGAACTTTCCGGAAAAACCGAAGGCGACGCGCTAATAGCTTACCTGTTAAAAATGGGTCGAGACAGCGCCGAACTTTCTAAAAGTTTAAAGTAG
- the ccoN gene encoding cytochrome-c oxidase, cbb3-type subunit I → MNSQKYNDQIVKGFIISALVWGVASMLIGTWIAFQMVFPELNFGPYFTFGRLRPLHTNAAIFGFALSIIFATAYHTVQRLCRVRIWSDRLANIHFVLYNLTIALAAVTLPLGLNQSKEYAELEWPLDLLIVIWFVIFLVNFFGTIFTREEKQLYAAIWFYIASFVTIPILFIVNNLAVPVGLTKSYSLFSGVYDANIQWWYGHNAVAFVLTTPFLGLMYYYLPKHIKQPIYSHRLSIIHFWSLIFIYIWAGPHHLLYTPLPDWLQTTGMVFSIMLWMPSWGGMLNGFLTLTQAKEKIKTDATLKMLLVGITFYGMSTFEGPLLSIRSVSALGHNTDWIIGHVHGGTLGWVGMLSFAAIYYLVPRLWNTNLYSERLANFHFWVATLGILLYIVSMWVSGVTEGSMWRAVDETGALKYPNWVQITEVLKPFRLFRGIAGVLYVSGLFVMIYNVIKTIKTAGSGWKEIDLRVGLKEAKA, encoded by the coding sequence ATGAATTCCCAAAAATATAACGATCAAATCGTAAAAGGATTTATTATCTCTGCGTTGGTATGGGGCGTGGCTTCGATGCTAATCGGAACCTGGATCGCTTTCCAAATGGTATTCCCCGAATTAAATTTCGGTCCGTACTTCACTTTTGGACGATTACGCCCGCTTCATACAAATGCAGCCATATTTGGTTTTGCGCTCAGCATCATTTTTGCGACGGCCTATCATACCGTCCAAAGACTGTGCCGAGTTAGAATTTGGAGCGATCGGTTAGCGAATATTCATTTTGTATTATACAATTTGACGATAGCGTTAGCCGCTGTGACCCTTCCGTTAGGGCTAAATCAATCGAAAGAATATGCGGAACTTGAATGGCCGTTAGATCTCCTAATCGTTATTTGGTTCGTAATCTTTCTAGTGAATTTCTTCGGAACGATTTTCACTCGCGAAGAAAAACAACTTTATGCTGCGATTTGGTTCTACATTGCCTCGTTTGTTACGATTCCGATCCTATTCATCGTAAACAACCTCGCAGTTCCTGTCGGCTTAACCAAATCATATTCCCTGTTTTCCGGCGTGTATGACGCGAATATCCAGTGGTGGTACGGACACAATGCGGTCGCCTTCGTATTGACCACTCCATTCTTAGGATTGATGTATTATTATCTTCCTAAGCATATCAAACAACCTATCTATAGTCACAGATTATCGATCATACATTTCTGGTCCTTAATCTTCATTTATATTTGGGCCGGTCCACACCATTTGCTCTATACTCCTCTACCCGATTGGTTGCAAACCACCGGTATGGTTTTTAGTATAATGCTTTGGATGCCTTCTTGGGGAGGAATGTTAAACGGATTTTTGACACTCACTCAAGCGAAGGAAAAGATCAAGACGGATGCGACTCTGAAAATGTTATTAGTGGGAATTACCTTCTACGGTATGTCCACATTCGAAGGCCCGTTATTGTCGATTCGATCCGTCAGCGCATTAGGGCATAATACCGATTGGATTATCGGTCACGTTCACGGGGGGACCCTAGGCTGGGTCGGAATGCTTTCCTTCGCGGCTATTTATTATCTCGTTCCTAGGCTTTGGAACACAAATCTGTATTCGGAAAGGTTGGCCAATTTTCACTTCTGGGTCGCTACTCTAGGAATTTTACTCTATATCGTTTCGATGTGGGTCTCCGGAGTTACGGAAGGTTCGATGTGGAGAGCCGTAGACGAAACAGGAGCATTAAAGTACCCTAATTGGGTCCAAATCACCGAAGTTCTAAAACCGTTCCGTCTGTTCAGAGGTATCGCAGGTGTTCTTTACGTTAGTGGATTATTTGTGATGATCTACAACGTGATCAAGACGATCAAAACCGCTGGAAGTGGATGGAAAGAAATTGATCTACGTGTAGGCCTCAAGGAGGCAAAAGCATGA
- a CDS encoding LIC_11485 family protein translates to MAFNPFSFLTSIRGSIDGILGGLPPQTVKMIGKAGMALAVLIGLALAWLSFQKGLEMAGEEDRAKVLDRKALFLEDIEREYNRKRKEIHWSDPRLNDSKPNSLDIERYSQDRPKAGPSAPKATLEEGNTLSNSRRNEGDSRVFFPNENERPPREDSAPSNSSDNTPKLEPKSQSGQNSSSKGDAPSRLEKPPGKTTGPQLRE, encoded by the coding sequence ATGGCCTTTAATCCTTTTTCATTTCTTACAAGTATTCGCGGCTCGATTGACGGAATTTTAGGCGGCTTACCCCCACAAACTGTTAAAATGATCGGAAAGGCCGGTATGGCTCTCGCGGTACTGATCGGATTGGCATTGGCATGGCTGAGCTTTCAGAAAGGCCTAGAGATGGCAGGAGAGGAAGATAGGGCCAAGGTTTTAGACCGAAAAGCCCTTTTTTTAGAGGATATCGAGCGAGAATACAATCGTAAGAGAAAGGAGATTCATTGGAGTGATCCCCGCCTGAACGATTCTAAGCCGAATTCCCTGGATATTGAAAGATATTCTCAGGATCGACCTAAGGCAGGCCCGTCGGCTCCGAAAGCCACTCTGGAAGAGGGAAATACGCTTTCCAATTCGCGAAGAAATGAGGGAGATTCCCGAGTATTTTTTCCAAACGAGAATGAACGGCCCCCACGAGAAGACTCGGCTCCAAGTAATAGTTCCGACAACACGCCCAAGTTAGAACCGAAATCCCAATCCGGGCAGAACTCCTCATCCAAAGGCGACGCACCTTCACGATTGGAAAAACCGCCCGGGAAGACAACTGGTCCACAATTGAGAGAATGA
- a CDS encoding tetratricopeptide repeat protein, giving the protein MNLKSSNIASLIIYLALPTLIWADLPLPFPEDRSGTEEAESRQTLSVPSQSPGVVGEEPMSAPEADSTETSKSSETAIGSDSNRKPAELDSVAIQTPSVKPKSTQLPNITGKKTRKAKKKDDQDPSQGAYERGLLRLRNGEKNAAQEEFTKAAGSQGEASEKAKLELSKLIDTQTNSSASESQDEEMKWKTLLESARSLRSQGKNSEAQTSLLQVATEAPPEYRAQALLQLGDSLFRQGRFADSRAYLIDFWNRFGRKYPIASDPNSVEFRKQLEERDLGAYLLFKSSHKAGEAEWARKFLVKYLEKSSEDSKGRFSPLRTELENLSKRDL; this is encoded by the coding sequence ATGAATTTGAAATCGTCCAATATTGCTTCTCTTATTATTTATTTGGCTTTACCGACTTTGATTTGGGCGGACCTGCCTTTACCGTTTCCCGAAGATCGGTCCGGCACGGAAGAAGCGGAATCTCGACAAACTTTAAGTGTGCCTTCGCAATCCCCGGGGGTTGTGGGGGAAGAGCCGATGTCCGCGCCGGAAGCGGATTCTACCGAGACAAGTAAATCTTCGGAAACTGCGATCGGAAGCGATTCGAATCGTAAACCTGCCGAGCTCGATTCTGTGGCGATTCAAACGCCTTCCGTCAAACCGAAGTCGACTCAATTGCCTAATATAACCGGGAAAAAAACTCGGAAAGCAAAAAAGAAGGACGACCAAGATCCGAGTCAGGGTGCCTACGAACGGGGATTATTAAGACTTCGTAATGGAGAAAAGAACGCGGCCCAAGAGGAATTTACGAAAGCTGCGGGAAGCCAAGGAGAAGCGTCCGAGAAGGCAAAACTGGAATTATCCAAACTTATCGATACTCAAACAAATTCGTCCGCCTCAGAGAGCCAGGACGAGGAAATGAAGTGGAAAACCCTACTCGAGTCGGCGCGCTCATTGCGGTCTCAGGGAAAAAATTCGGAGGCTCAAACCTCGCTTTTGCAAGTCGCGACCGAAGCTCCTCCAGAGTACCGCGCGCAAGCTTTATTACAATTAGGTGATTCTCTTTTTCGGCAGGGACGATTTGCCGATTCCCGCGCATATCTGATCGATTTCTGGAATCGTTTCGGCCGCAAATATCCGATTGCATCGGATCCGAATTCGGTCGAATTTAGAAAGCAATTGGAAGAAAGAGATTTAGGCGCTTATCTTCTATTTAAGTCCAGTCACAAGGCAGGTGAAGCCGAGTGGGCAAGAAAATTTCTGGTAAAGTATCTGGAAAAAAGTTCTGAGGATTCTAAGGGAAGATTTTCCCCACTACGAACCGAACTGGAAAATCTTTCAAAAAGAGATCTCTAG
- a CDS encoding chemotaxis protein CheX, translating to MQIRAELVNPFLEAATIVFRDVLQTDLIRGKIGVKDTPETTLELAIVIGVLGTFNGEVVYGLNYDAAYKIASKLMPGMSEQDIKNEYKDILGEIANMTTGNAMNIFATAGQSIEITAPNIVDAKNETIKIPKKQALAINLFSKFGKLEVNVSLS from the coding sequence ATGCAAATCCGTGCCGAACTCGTAAATCCATTCCTGGAAGCGGCGACCATCGTCTTCCGGGACGTACTACAAACCGATTTGATCCGTGGAAAAATCGGAGTAAAGGATACTCCTGAAACGACATTGGAACTCGCAATCGTCATTGGCGTCTTGGGAACCTTCAATGGTGAAGTCGTTTACGGATTGAATTATGACGCCGCCTACAAGATCGCAAGTAAGCTGATGCCGGGAATGAGTGAACAGGATATTAAAAACGAGTACAAGGATATCTTGGGCGAAATCGCAAACATGACCACGGGAAATGCTATGAATATTTTCGCGACAGCAGGCCAATCTATCGAGATCACGGCCCCGAATATCGTAGACGCCAAAAACGAGACGATTAAGATTCCCAAAAAACAAGCGCTTGCCATTAATCTATTTTCCAAATTCGGAAAATTAGAAGTAAACGTTTCCCTTTCGTAA